Proteins from one Deinococcus actinosclerus genomic window:
- the glmS gene encoding glutamine--fructose-6-phosphate transaminase (isomerizing), which produces MCGIVGYIGPRQAQDVLISGLSKLEYRGYDSAGIAVHDGAQIEVKKKAGKLENLSTLLEGQPMGGSLGIGHTRWATHGLPNDTNAHPHATEDGRIVIIHNGIIENYLPLKEGLMSRGHEFKSETDSEVLAHLIEEAYAGNLEEAVRAALAQVRGAYGIVVTHVDHREIVAARTVSPLVMGVGEGEMFLASDVPALLAYTRNMVFLHDGDMVVLNDDGFRVMDLAGNPQERPVEHIEWDAEAAEKGGYDTYMLKEIYEQPQALTNTLIGRLHDETGEVNLDIDLDPGSFKRISIIACGTAYYAGLVGEYLIEQLARIPVEVDVASEYRYRDPLVSEHTLAIVVSQSGETIDTLEALREAKKFGAKTLGVINAKGSSMTRELDDTLYIHAGPEIGVASTKAYTSMVSAFLMLALWLGRARGTLSAEQGAELLKAARELPRLVEDALAPERVARIKEVAEKYAMARDYLFLGRGVNSPTAYEGALKLKEISYIHAEAYAAGEMKHGPIALIDEQLPVAVIATESRLLEKTISNVQEVRARAGKVILFLSDGDTENARHGDDVIYVPRAHEMVSPVVNAVAMQLLAYFTATALGKDVDKPRNLAKSVTVE; this is translated from the coding sequence ATGTGCGGCATCGTTGGATACATCGGCCCCCGGCAGGCGCAGGACGTCCTCATCTCCGGTCTCTCGAAACTGGAATACCGCGGCTACGACAGCGCGGGCATCGCGGTCCATGACGGCGCGCAGATCGAGGTGAAGAAGAAGGCCGGGAAACTCGAGAACCTCAGCACCCTGCTGGAGGGGCAGCCCATGGGCGGCTCGCTGGGCATCGGGCACACCCGCTGGGCCACGCACGGCCTGCCGAACGACACGAACGCGCACCCGCACGCCACCGAGGACGGCCGCATCGTGATCATCCACAACGGCATCATTGAGAACTACCTGCCCCTGAAAGAAGGCCTGATGAGCCGCGGGCACGAGTTCAAGAGCGAGACCGACAGCGAGGTGCTGGCCCACCTGATCGAGGAAGCCTACGCGGGCAACCTCGAAGAGGCCGTCCGCGCGGCGCTGGCGCAGGTGCGCGGCGCGTACGGGATCGTCGTCACGCACGTCGACCACCGCGAGATCGTCGCGGCCCGCACCGTCAGTCCGCTCGTGATGGGCGTCGGTGAGGGCGAGATGTTCCTCGCCAGTGACGTGCCCGCCCTGCTGGCCTACACCCGCAACATGGTGTTCCTGCACGACGGCGACATGGTCGTCCTGAACGACGACGGCTTCCGCGTCATGGACCTTGCTGGCAACCCCCAGGAGCGCCCCGTGGAGCACATCGAGTGGGACGCCGAGGCCGCCGAGAAGGGCGGGTACGACACGTACATGCTCAAGGAGATCTACGAGCAGCCCCAGGCGCTGACCAACACCCTGATCGGCCGCCTGCACGACGAGACCGGCGAGGTGAACCTCGACATCGACCTCGACCCCGGCTCGTTCAAGCGGATCTCCATCATCGCGTGCGGCACCGCCTACTACGCCGGTCTGGTCGGCGAGTACCTCATCGAGCAGCTCGCCCGCATTCCCGTGGAAGTGGACGTCGCCAGCGAGTACCGCTACCGCGACCCCCTCGTCAGCGAGCACACCCTGGCCATCGTCGTGTCCCAGAGCGGCGAGACCATCGACACCCTGGAGGCGCTGCGCGAGGCGAAGAAGTTTGGCGCGAAGACCCTCGGCGTGATCAACGCCAAGGGCTCCTCCATGACCCGCGAGCTGGACGACACGCTGTACATCCACGCGGGCCCCGAGATCGGCGTCGCCAGCACCAAGGCGTACACGAGCATGGTCAGCGCGTTCCTGATGCTGGCCCTGTGGCTGGGCCGCGCGCGCGGCACGCTGAGTGCCGAGCAGGGCGCCGAGCTCCTGAAGGCCGCCCGTGAACTGCCCCGCCTCGTCGAGGACGCCCTCGCCCCCGAGCGCGTGGCGCGCATCAAGGAAGTCGCCGAGAAGTACGCCATGGCCCGCGACTACCTGTTCCTCGGGCGCGGCGTGAACAGCCCCACTGCCTACGAGGGCGCGCTGAAACTCAAGGAGATCAGCTACATCCACGCCGAAGCGTACGCAGCGGGCGAGATGAAGCACGGCCCCATCGCCCTGATCGACGAGCAGCTGCCGGTCGCCGTGATCGCCACCGAGAGCCGCCTGCTGGAAAAGACCATCAGCAACGTGCAGGAAGTCCGCGCCCGCGCCGGCAAGGTCATCCTGTTCCTCAGTGACGGCGACACCGAGAACGCCCGCCACGGCGACGACGTCATCTACGTCCCCCGCGCCCACGAGATGGTCAGCCCCGTCGTGAACGCCGTCGCCATGCAGCTGCTGGCGTACTTCACCGCCACCGCGCTGGGTAAGGACGTGGACAAACCCCGCAACCTCGCCAAGAGCGTCACCGTCGAGTAA
- a CDS encoding FmdB family zinc ribbon protein, with the protein MPTYLYKNLETGEIYELQQSMRDEPYTTHPESGAPVKRVLARPGIAFKGSGFYVTDSRPKSGE; encoded by the coding sequence ATGCCCACGTACCTGTACAAGAACCTGGAAACCGGCGAAATCTACGAGTTGCAGCAGAGCATGCGCGACGAGCCCTACACCACGCACCCCGAGTCCGGCGCGCCTGTCAAACGCGTCCTGGCGCGGCCCGGCATCGCGTTCAAGGGCAGCGGCTTCTACGTCACCGATTCCCGACCCAAGAGCGGCGAGTGA